One Streptomyces coeruleorubidus DNA segment encodes these proteins:
- a CDS encoding M20 family metallopeptidase, which yields MSLTRVESLARSALPEMTGDLRTLVELETPSDDKELLTAGLAAVETWTHHRLGPPDESRRYDGGAHGDMLELLYRGTSPAVVLVLCHYDTVWPAGTLAEWPFRVSENGRATGPGAFDMKCGLVQAVWALRLLRDLDLPRPSVRLFLNGDEEIGSPASRPVIERLSEDATATLVCEASAGPEGALKTSRKGVGLFEVTVEGVEAHAGLDPYRGASAVHALAELVTRIAGLGSRERGTTVNVGLIGGGTGRNVVAGRAGCGIDVRIPDPAEAARIDAALVSLAPSDPRVRVSVSGGWNRPPMVPTPASRLLFKQAHTAAEELGWPLRETAVGGASDGNFVSALGRPVLDGLGAVGDGAHARHEHVLLDHVPPRTALLAGLLMAGAV from the coding sequence ATGTCCCTGACCCGTGTCGAGTCGCTGGCCCGGAGCGCCCTGCCGGAGATGACCGGCGACCTGCGGACGCTGGTCGAGCTCGAAACCCCCAGCGACGACAAGGAGTTGCTGACCGCAGGGCTCGCCGCCGTCGAGACCTGGACCCACCACCGGCTCGGCCCGCCGGACGAGTCGCGGCGGTACGACGGCGGTGCGCACGGCGACATGCTGGAGCTGCTGTACCGGGGCACATCGCCGGCGGTGGTGCTGGTCCTGTGCCACTACGACACGGTGTGGCCGGCCGGCACGCTCGCCGAGTGGCCCTTCCGGGTGAGCGAGAACGGGCGGGCCACCGGACCGGGCGCGTTCGACATGAAGTGCGGCCTGGTGCAGGCGGTGTGGGCGCTGCGGCTGCTGCGGGACCTGGACCTGCCGCGCCCGTCGGTGCGGCTGTTCCTGAACGGCGACGAGGAGATCGGCAGCCCCGCCTCCCGGCCGGTGATCGAGCGGCTGAGCGAGGACGCGACGGCCACGCTCGTGTGCGAGGCGTCGGCCGGGCCGGAGGGGGCGCTGAAGACGTCCCGCAAGGGCGTCGGCCTGTTCGAGGTGACGGTGGAGGGCGTGGAGGCACACGCGGGCCTCGATCCGTACCGGGGTGCCAGCGCCGTGCACGCCCTCGCCGAACTGGTCACCCGCATCGCCGGGCTGGGCTCCCGGGAGCGGGGCACGACGGTCAACGTCGGGCTGATCGGCGGCGGCACCGGCCGCAACGTCGTCGCCGGCCGGGCGGGCTGCGGCATCGACGTCCGGATCCCCGACCCCGCCGAAGCGGCCCGCATCGACGCCGCACTGGTCTCCCTCGCGCCCTCCGACCCCCGGGTCCGGGTCTCGGTCAGCGGCGGCTGGAACCGTCCCCCGATGGTGCCGACGCCCGCCTCCCGGCTCCTGTTCAAGCAGGCGCACACGGCAGCGGAGGAGCTGGGGTGGCCCCTGCGGGAGACGGCCGTCGGCGGGGCGAGCGACGGCAACTTCGTCTCCGCGCTCGGCCGTCCCGTCCTCGACGGCCTCGGCGCGGTGGGCGACGGCGCCCACGCACGGCACGAGCACGTCCTGCTGGACCATGTCCCGCCGCGCACGGCGCTGCTGGCGGGGCTGCTCATGGCCGGGGCGGTGTAG
- a CDS encoding glycosyl hydrolase 115 family protein, with product MAAVGAAPLLPAAVLPAATAEAAPAARGDFPLLRSGTPADVFVDAADDPAVIRAAGDLVADVERVGGVRPRLLNTVPRRAELLVVLGTIGASPVIDRLVRHRRLDVSRVQGRWEASVTQVVDRPLPGVDRALVIAGSDRRGTVYGIYDTSERIGVSPWYWWADVPVVRRDTVTVPAGPLVRHEPAVRYRGIFINDEQNLTTWSHRTQEPDKNIGPRTYERVFELLLRLKANYLWPAMHPYSDFFNKHRENPELADRYGIVVGSSHPEAMLRNGVHEWEPWAADHRNPDGTLPLYDYTVNPAVISDYWRARARQNAGYESSWTIGMRGLHDSALETKYATTIPEKVAVMNDIIADQRRILAEEVGEAAAPQIFIPYKEVLELYNAGVQVPDDVTLIWPDDNHGNMRQLPNEAERHRSGGNGIYYHLSYWGRPRSYLWLDTTQLSKVWQELRRVHDHQADRMWIFNVGDIKSIETGLSFCLDMAWDVDRWGPDDVEDFLVEWAGRQFGRRHGSEIAAIRTEYYRLAAERRPEFIDKAVFSTVHHGDEAGRRMAAYERLLDRVRKLGAKLPEPYRDAFYELVEYPVHGAYLMNLKYYWADRNALAVRQGRGAGTNRFADLAEAAHAEEQAITRRYNSEIAGGKWDGIVNPYPSQIPKAPGRPAVTRVPRQETSGLGLAAEGNETGAGRPLSFSSYTRDRRFVDVFNTGFLPLEWQAEPSHPWIRLSTAGGELTDQTRVWVEIDWPRAPEGTHHPTLTFTGAGTTAEVPMRVVNDGERARQRARGFVEAHGYVSIDAAHFDRQVARGGARWRVVRGLGRRTAAVETVPTTAPPITEDLPTRSPELRYRVRFAGTGTFPVTVFRLPSLDERGKRRLAIALDDQPPTLLSGQAIATGNRGDAWARNVEEGIEKLTARVTVAEPGEHVLRVFMTDPAIAVDQIVIDTGGLPASYLAPPESYHRVFNPGPAVAPGAEAPDQ from the coding sequence ATGGCAGCCGTCGGCGCCGCCCCCCTGCTCCCCGCCGCCGTACTCCCCGCCGCCACCGCCGAAGCCGCCCCCGCGGCGCGAGGGGACTTCCCGCTGCTCCGGAGCGGCACCCCCGCGGACGTGTTCGTGGACGCGGCGGACGACCCCGCCGTGATCCGCGCGGCCGGTGACCTCGTGGCGGACGTGGAGCGGGTCGGCGGCGTCAGACCACGGCTGCTGAACACCGTGCCCCGGCGGGCCGAACTCCTGGTCGTGTTGGGGACGATCGGCGCCAGCCCGGTGATAGACCGGCTCGTCCGGCACAGACGTCTGGACGTCTCCCGGGTCCAGGGCCGCTGGGAGGCGTCCGTCACCCAGGTCGTGGACCGTCCGCTGCCCGGGGTGGACCGCGCCCTGGTCATCGCGGGCAGCGACCGGCGCGGCACGGTCTACGGCATCTACGACACCTCGGAACGCATCGGCGTCTCGCCCTGGTACTGGTGGGCCGACGTCCCGGTGGTCCGCCGCGACACGGTGACGGTCCCGGCGGGCCCCCTCGTACGCCACGAGCCCGCCGTCCGCTACCGCGGCATCTTCATCAACGACGAGCAGAACCTCACCACCTGGTCCCACCGCACCCAGGAGCCGGACAAGAACATCGGCCCCCGCACCTACGAGCGGGTCTTCGAGCTGCTGCTCCGCCTCAAGGCCAACTACCTCTGGCCCGCGATGCACCCGTACTCCGACTTCTTCAACAAGCACCGCGAGAACCCCGAACTGGCCGACCGCTACGGCATCGTGGTCGGCTCCAGCCACCCCGAGGCCATGCTGCGCAACGGCGTGCACGAGTGGGAGCCGTGGGCCGCGGACCACCGGAACCCCGACGGCACCCTGCCGCTCTACGACTACACGGTGAACCCGGCCGTCATCTCCGACTACTGGCGGGCGCGGGCCCGGCAGAACGCCGGCTACGAGAGCAGCTGGACGATCGGCATGCGCGGCCTGCACGACTCCGCGCTGGAGACGAAGTACGCCACCACGATCCCGGAGAAGGTCGCGGTGATGAACGACATCATCGCCGACCAGCGCCGCATCCTGGCCGAGGAGGTGGGCGAGGCGGCCGCGCCGCAGATCTTCATCCCGTACAAGGAGGTCCTGGAGCTGTACAACGCGGGCGTCCAGGTCCCCGACGACGTCACGCTGATCTGGCCGGACGACAACCACGGCAACATGCGCCAGCTCCCGAACGAGGCGGAGCGCCACCGCTCCGGCGGCAACGGCATCTACTACCACCTCTCCTACTGGGGCCGCCCCAGGAGCTATCTGTGGCTGGACACCACGCAGTTGAGCAAGGTGTGGCAGGAGCTGCGCCGGGTCCACGACCACCAGGCCGACCGGATGTGGATCTTCAACGTCGGTGACATCAAGTCGATCGAGACGGGGCTGTCCTTCTGCCTGGACATGGCGTGGGACGTGGACCGCTGGGGCCCGGACGACGTCGAGGACTTCCTGGTGGAATGGGCCGGGCGCCAGTTCGGCCGGCGCCACGGCTCGGAGATCGCCGCCATCCGCACGGAGTACTACCGCCTGGCGGCGGAGCGGCGCCCGGAGTTCATCGACAAGGCGGTCTTCTCGACGGTGCACCACGGCGACGAGGCGGGCCGCCGGATGGCCGCCTACGAGCGGTTGCTGGACCGGGTGCGGAAGCTGGGCGCGAAGCTGCCCGAGCCCTACCGCGACGCTTTCTACGAGCTGGTCGAATACCCGGTGCACGGTGCTTACTTGATGAATCTGAAGTACTACTGGGCGGACCGCAACGCGCTCGCCGTCCGTCAGGGGCGCGGCGCCGGCACCAACCGCTTCGCGGACCTGGCCGAGGCCGCGCACGCCGAGGAGCAGGCGATCACCCGCCGCTACAACTCGGAGATCGCGGGCGGCAAGTGGGACGGCATCGTCAACCCCTACCCCTCCCAGATCCCGAAGGCCCCGGGCCGTCCGGCCGTCACGCGGGTGCCCCGCCAGGAGACCTCGGGCCTGGGGCTGGCCGCGGAGGGCAACGAAACGGGGGCGGGCCGGCCGCTCTCCTTCTCCTCCTACACCCGCGACCGCCGCTTCGTGGACGTCTTCAACACCGGTTTCCTGCCACTGGAGTGGCAGGCCGAGCCGAGTCACCCGTGGATCCGGCTGAGCACGGCGGGCGGCGAACTCACCGACCAGACACGGGTATGGGTGGAGATCGACTGGCCGCGGGCACCGGAGGGCACCCACCACCCCACGCTGACGTTCACCGGTGCCGGCACGACCGCCGAGGTACCCATGCGGGTGGTCAACGACGGCGAACGGGCCCGGCAGCGCGCCCGCGGTTTCGTCGAGGCCCACGGCTACGTGTCGATCGACGCGGCGCACTTCGACCGTCAGGTGGCGCGGGGCGGGGCGCGGTGGCGGGTCGTACGCGGCCTGGGACGCCGTACGGCCGCCGTCGAGACGGTCCCGACGACCGCACCGCCGATCACCGAGGACCTCCCCACCCGGTCACCGGAGCTGCGCTACCGGGTGCGCTTCGCCGGCACCGGCACCTTCCCGGTGACCGTCTTCCGGCTGCCTTCCCTCGACGAGCGGGGCAAGCGCCGACTGGCGATCGCCCTCGACGACCAGCCGCCGACACTCCTGTCCGGCCAGGCGATCGCCACCGGCAACCGGGGGGACGCCTGGGCCCGCAACGTCGAGGAGGGCATCGAGAAGCTGACGGCCCGGGTGACCGTCGCGGAGCCCGGGGAGCATGTGCTGCGGGTGTTCATGACCGACCCCGCGATCGCCGTGGACCAGATCGTCATCGACACGGGCGGCCTGCCCGCGAGCTATCTCGCGCCGCCGGAGAGCTACCACCGCGTCTTCAATCCCGGCCCCGCCGTCGCACCGGGCGCGGAGGCACCGGACCAATAG
- a CDS encoding cytochrome P450: MSGSVPGPARDWTVGTAPGIFPFIGHGIDLVRRPLAFLNSLPGHGDLVEVRLGPQRAWMACHPDLVHQVLRDPRTFDKGGPLYDRLRMLLGDGVGTCRHQDHRRQRRLLQPEFRKARVADQVRLMGDEVESVCRAWRAGQVVDISTTMLDLSTRVVSRVLFSDSLDTATAAEMRMCLATVVHGMFVRTVMPVDALFRVPTPANRRYRHASERLRAIVDAAIAQRRQGTPRDDLLGTLLAATRDDGGGTAITDQEVHGQVMTLMFAGAESTALCLSSALELLGRHPEEERRLHAEVDSVLASGRPPGPDELPRLVHTRCVLTETLRHRPPGWLFTRITTRETELAGHRLPQGATVMFSPYLLHHDPALFPDPDRFLPDRWLPGQAVAVPPGAMIPFGAGSRKCIGETLALTEATVAVAFIARHWRLRHLPGYTERLRPAASLGPRGLVMISEPRARRPVGTPPRADSRAPGTTVAPVVHGSGTAGGNDVRDA, translated from the coding sequence ATGAGCGGCTCCGTCCCCGGACCAGCCCGAGATTGGACAGTGGGCACTGCTCCAGGCATATTCCCATTCATCGGCCACGGTATCGACTTGGTCCGTCGGCCGCTGGCCTTTCTGAATTCTTTGCCCGGACACGGGGATCTGGTCGAGGTACGCCTGGGTCCTCAGCGTGCCTGGATGGCGTGTCACCCGGACTTGGTCCACCAGGTGCTCAGGGACCCGCGCACGTTCGACAAGGGCGGCCCCCTCTACGACAGGTTGCGGATGCTGCTGGGGGACGGCGTCGGCACCTGCCGCCATCAGGATCACCGGCGCCAGCGCAGGCTGCTCCAGCCCGAGTTCCGCAAGGCCCGCGTCGCCGACCAGGTGCGCCTGATGGGCGACGAAGTCGAGTCGGTGTGCCGCGCGTGGCGGGCCGGGCAAGTGGTCGACATCAGCACGACCATGCTGGACCTGTCCACACGCGTGGTCAGCCGCGTCCTCTTCTCCGACTCGCTCGACACCGCGACGGCCGCCGAGATGCGCATGTGCCTGGCCACCGTGGTCCACGGCATGTTCGTCCGGACGGTGATGCCGGTCGACGCCCTGTTCCGCGTTCCCACGCCGGCGAACCGGCGTTACCGGCATGCTTCCGAGCGCCTGCGCGCGATCGTCGACGCGGCCATCGCCCAGCGCCGGCAAGGCACTCCCCGCGACGACCTGCTGGGGACCCTGCTGGCGGCCACGCGGGACGACGGCGGGGGGACGGCGATCACCGATCAGGAAGTGCACGGCCAGGTGATGACGCTGATGTTCGCCGGCGCCGAGAGCACCGCCCTGTGCCTCTCCTCCGCCCTGGAGCTCCTGGGGCGGCATCCCGAGGAGGAACGCCGCCTGCACGCCGAAGTCGACTCCGTGCTCGCTTCGGGCCGGCCGCCCGGCCCCGACGAGCTGCCGCGCCTCGTCCACACCCGGTGCGTCCTCACCGAGACCCTCCGCCACCGCCCGCCCGGCTGGCTCTTCACCCGCATCACCACGCGGGAGACGGAGCTCGCAGGGCACCGTCTCCCGCAGGGCGCCACCGTCATGTTCAGCCCGTACCTCCTGCACCACGACCCCGCCCTGTTCCCCGACCCCGATCGCTTCCTCCCCGACCGCTGGCTGCCCGGGCAGGCCGTCGCGGTCCCGCCCGGAGCGATGATTCCGTTCGGTGCGGGCAGCCGGAAATGCATCGGCGAGACACTCGCGCTGACGGAGGCCACGGTGGCTGTCGCGTTCATCGCCCGCCACTGGCGGCTGCGTCACCTGCCCGGCTACACCGAACGGCTGCGCCCCGCGGCCTCGTTGGGGCCGCGGGGACTGGTGATGATCAGCGAACCGCGAGCGAGGCGGCCGGTGGGCACGCCGCCTCGGGCGGATTCCCGCGCACCCGGAACAACTGTCGCGCCCGTCGTCCACGGCTCCGGAACGGCAGGTGGCAATGATGTCCGCGACGCATGA
- a CDS encoding (-)-alpha-amorphene synthase — protein sequence MSATHEEITLAAQSGIPVVDLRELIDANLYMPFPFQQNPHASEAAAGVDEWLSTWGLTDDPAVAAMISYTRPAELAAYNSPTMDSGLLQIMANQIAYQFIFDDRAEDIGRHTPGRLLPMLCESIAILRDGGPPTTPLGAALADLHRQVQRRCTPAQAARWAWHSREYVHGLLYEAVAQTHPAPVGSGLCRSVRSLIAGVEPFYPLCEAAQPCELTPEEIHHPVMRRLSRLSADAAVWIPDLFSAVKEQQAGGVINLALAYQRTHRCSLPVAVTLATRQINSTIREFEELYGELRPELTPSGIGYVEGMAGWIRGCYFWSRTVPRYADTMAAPAVL from the coding sequence ATGTCCGCGACGCATGAGGAAATCACGCTTGCCGCGCAAAGCGGAATTCCGGTCGTCGATCTGAGGGAACTGATCGACGCAAACCTCTACATGCCCTTCCCTTTCCAGCAAAATCCCCACGCGTCCGAAGCGGCGGCAGGCGTCGATGAATGGCTGAGCACCTGGGGGCTGACCGATGACCCGGCCGTGGCGGCCATGATCTCCTATACACGCCCCGCCGAACTCGCGGCCTACAACAGTCCGACCATGGATTCCGGGCTCCTCCAGATCATGGCCAACCAGATCGCCTACCAGTTCATCTTCGACGACCGCGCGGAGGACATCGGCCGGCACACGCCGGGCCGGCTGCTGCCCATGCTGTGCGAGAGCATCGCGATCCTGCGGGACGGCGGGCCGCCCACCACCCCGCTCGGGGCCGCCCTGGCCGACCTCCATCGACAGGTACAGCGGCGGTGCACACCCGCTCAGGCCGCACGATGGGCCTGGCACAGCCGTGAGTACGTGCACGGCCTGCTGTACGAAGCGGTGGCCCAGACCCACCCCGCCCCGGTGGGAAGCGGGCTGTGCCGGTCCGTACGCTCCCTCATCGCGGGCGTCGAGCCGTTCTACCCACTGTGCGAGGCCGCGCAGCCGTGCGAACTGACCCCGGAGGAGATCCATCACCCCGTCATGCGACGCCTGAGCCGGCTGTCGGCCGACGCTGCGGTGTGGATACCCGACCTCTTCTCCGCGGTGAAGGAACAGCAGGCGGGCGGCGTGATCAACCTGGCCCTCGCCTACCAGCGGACACACCGGTGCTCCCTGCCGGTGGCCGTCACGCTCGCCACACGGCAGATCAACAGCACGATCCGCGAGTTCGAGGAGCTCTACGGTGAGCTCAGGCCGGAGTTGACCCCGTCCGGCATCGGCTACGTGGAGGGCATGGCCGGCTGGATCCGCGGTTGCTACTTCTGGTCCCGGACCGTGCCGCGGTACGCGGACACGATGGCGGCACCCGCGGTGCTCTGA
- a CDS encoding GDSL-type esterase/lipase family protein: protein MQTSPHPSPRRTLPALLAAVLLACLLSLAGGSPAQAAAGDGSVSDPNITYVGRWDTSSGTAAVPNWTGAYLQTGFTGTTVKVRARNAVNFYASIDGGPDVFHAGVRGTVNLTPRPLSPGTHTLRLSYRSGDTVFQGLVLDSGARTVAAGAPSGLVEFVGDSITAGALTDRLALDSYAWKTGERLGMRHTRIARSGYCLVAQSGCTGLSGQFFKTASTGGADWDFSRYRADAVVINLGTNDIGRGVSGAAFQSAYTTFLRDVRAKYPTAHLFAVQTLKKRYVTETRAAVSARNGAGDARVHYVDTTGWLTDGADYEDGNGHPNEAGHTKFAERLAPVVRARLGSGTTVKAAAPGQPGDPNIKFVGRWDTTSSATAYTPYWAGAYYRVGFTGRTVKLKQRGTIDLWARIDNGPVKFYDDVKGTVNLTPTALAAGNHTLQVNYQVVAGSYRGDAVFQGLVLDSGATTFAPPAPAKLVEFVGDSITVGTTSSQNARTAYGWLIGERLGVEHTQIAQGGACLVAAPDGCVGLERQFTKLNPNAATPDWNFSRYRADAVVINLGTNDVGHGVSSAQFQSAYGSLLRKVRAAYPQAWIFALETFRGRYVPQTEAAVKAAVAGGDARVSFVDTTGWLGSGDLTDSVHPNDRGHRVIADRLAPVIAARIGG from the coding sequence GTGCAGACCTCCCCCCACCCCTCCCCCAGACGCACCCTGCCCGCTCTCCTCGCCGCCGTGCTGCTCGCCTGCCTGCTGTCCCTGGCGGGCGGCTCTCCCGCGCAGGCCGCGGCGGGGGACGGCTCGGTGTCCGATCCCAACATCACGTATGTCGGACGCTGGGACACCTCCTCCGGTACCGCGGCCGTGCCCAACTGGACCGGCGCCTACCTCCAGACCGGCTTCACCGGCACCACGGTGAAGGTCAGGGCCAGGAACGCGGTCAACTTCTACGCCAGCATCGACGGCGGCCCCGACGTCTTCCACGCCGGGGTGCGCGGCACGGTGAACCTCACTCCCCGGCCGCTCTCCCCCGGCACCCACACCCTGCGCCTGTCCTACCGCTCCGGTGACACCGTCTTCCAGGGTCTGGTCCTGGACTCCGGTGCGCGGACCGTCGCCGCCGGCGCCCCGTCCGGGCTGGTCGAGTTCGTCGGCGACTCCATCACCGCGGGAGCCCTCACCGACAGGCTGGCGCTGGACTCGTACGCCTGGAAGACCGGGGAGCGGCTGGGGATGCGGCACACCCGGATCGCCCGGTCCGGGTACTGCCTGGTCGCGCAGTCGGGGTGCACCGGTCTGAGCGGGCAGTTCTTCAAGACGGCCAGCACCGGGGGCGCGGACTGGGACTTCTCCCGGTACCGGGCCGACGCGGTCGTCATCAACCTCGGCACCAACGACATCGGGCGCGGCGTGTCCGGCGCCGCCTTCCAGTCGGCGTACACCACGTTCCTGCGGGACGTGCGCGCCAAGTACCCCACGGCGCACCTCTTCGCGGTGCAGACGCTGAAGAAGCGCTACGTCACCGAGACCAGGGCCGCCGTGAGCGCCCGCAACGGCGCCGGTGACGCCCGGGTCCACTACGTCGACACCACGGGCTGGCTCACCGACGGCGCCGACTACGAGGACGGCAACGGACATCCGAACGAAGCGGGTCACACCAAGTTCGCCGAGCGCTTGGCCCCGGTCGTCCGCGCCCGGCTCGGCAGCGGCACCACCGTGAAGGCGGCGGCTCCGGGACAGCCCGGCGACCCGAACATCAAGTTCGTCGGCCGCTGGGACACCACCAGCTCCGCCACCGCCTACACCCCGTACTGGGCGGGCGCCTACTACCGGGTCGGCTTCACCGGCAGGACGGTCAAGCTGAAGCAGCGGGGCACGATCGACCTGTGGGCGCGGATCGACAACGGGCCGGTGAAGTTCTACGACGACGTCAAGGGCACGGTGAACCTGACCCCGACGGCCCTCGCCGCCGGCAACCACACCCTCCAGGTCAACTACCAGGTGGTCGCCGGTTCCTACCGGGGCGACGCGGTGTTCCAGGGGCTGGTCCTCGACAGTGGTGCGACCACCTTCGCACCGCCGGCCCCGGCCAAGCTGGTCGAGTTCGTCGGCGACTCGATCACCGTGGGCACGACGTCCTCGCAGAACGCCCGTACCGCGTACGGCTGGCTGATCGGGGAGCGGCTGGGCGTCGAGCACACGCAGATCGCGCAGGGCGGTGCCTGTCTGGTGGCCGCGCCGGACGGATGTGTGGGTCTTGAGCGGCAGTTCACCAAGCTCAACCCGAACGCCGCGACGCCCGACTGGAACTTCTCCCGCTACCGGGCCGACGCGGTCGTCATCAACCTCGGCACCAACGACGTCGGACACGGAGTGAGTTCCGCGCAGTTCCAGTCGGCGTACGGCAGTCTGCTGCGCAAGGTCCGCGCGGCGTATCCGCAGGCGTGGATCTTCGCGCTGGAGACGTTCCGCGGGCGGTACGTCCCGCAGACCGAGGCCGCGGTGAAGGCCGCCGTCGCCGGCGGTGACGCGCGGGTCTCCTTCGTCGACACCACCGGGTGGCTGGGCTCGGGCGATCTGACGGACTCGGTGCATCCCAACGACCGGGGGCACCGGGTCATCGCCGACCGGCTGGCGCCGGTCATCGCCGCGAGGATCGGGGGGTAG
- a CDS encoding LuxR C-terminal-related transcriptional regulator — protein MLRLTADGSPTREIAERLRLSVATVRNHLSVITRKTGGRNRSRPVPRSLRRFRDL, from the coding sequence GTGCTGCGGCTGACCGCCGACGGCTCTCCCACCCGGGAGATCGCCGAGCGGCTGCGCCTGTCCGTGGCGACGGTCCGCAACCACCTGTCGGTGATCACCAGGAAGACGGGCGGACGCAATCGGAGTCGCCCTGTCCCGAGATCTCTGAGGAGGTTCCGGGATCTCTGA
- a CDS encoding cytochrome P450 produces MESQWGDGGSVDLDDTRLEALSPQPLLTRDYETRPALVYERLRQQHGPVAPVDLLGVPAWLVLGYREALQVLQDNDGFPKGLENWRARSEGRVPADWPLGPSLEVNHILIQGGPGYRPLRTAWDVALKPFQDPRHPQAKRLKAAVTAYADELITLVGQGGKTGVADLSAQFSRPLPLMVASHLLGFPGSQGDDALMDMWRVLDAGPDAEAALERLLATLAELAATKLEKPGDDFPSYLLAAHPDLSLDHLARELFMLLGMTSDHVGILISNTVVEVISGESSVRASLSAGMVRETMNRVVMRKPPLVNFVPRFAAQDTPLGNYTIRAGDPVWVSSAAAHADPLFADHVASGTTISTRAHLSWGAGPRQCPARELASTVAAAGVGRLFERFDHLDLALPADQLPWRSSPFMRGLRSLPVRYELSAAPARPPADGPAPVAEEVLPDPSARQRSSLWRYLTGLIRGGR; encoded by the coding sequence ATGGAATCCCAGTGGGGTGACGGTGGATCCGTGGACCTGGACGACACGCGGTTGGAGGCATTGAGTCCCCAACCGCTGCTGACCCGGGACTACGAGACGCGCCCCGCGCTCGTGTACGAGCGGCTGAGGCAGCAGCACGGCCCGGTCGCGCCGGTCGATCTGCTCGGCGTCCCCGCCTGGCTGGTCCTGGGCTACCGCGAGGCGCTCCAGGTGCTCCAGGACAACGACGGCTTCCCGAAGGGGCTGGAGAACTGGCGCGCCCGCTCCGAGGGCCGGGTACCGGCCGACTGGCCGCTCGGCCCGTCCCTGGAGGTCAACCACATCCTGATCCAGGGCGGCCCCGGATACCGGCCGCTGCGGACGGCGTGGGACGTGGCCCTCAAGCCGTTCCAGGACCCGCGCCACCCCCAGGCCAAGCGCCTCAAGGCCGCCGTCACCGCCTACGCCGACGAGCTGATCACCCTGGTCGGGCAGGGCGGAAAGACGGGCGTGGCGGACTTGTCCGCACAGTTCTCCCGGCCGCTGCCGCTGATGGTGGCCAGCCATCTGCTCGGCTTCCCCGGCTCCCAGGGCGACGACGCGCTGATGGACATGTGGCGCGTGCTCGACGCGGGCCCGGACGCCGAGGCCGCGCTGGAGCGCCTGCTCGCGACGCTGGCGGAACTGGCCGCGACCAAGCTGGAGAAGCCGGGTGACGACTTCCCCTCCTACCTGCTGGCCGCGCACCCGGACCTGTCGCTCGACCATCTGGCCCGCGAGCTGTTCATGCTGCTCGGCATGACCTCCGACCACGTCGGCATCCTCATCTCCAACACCGTCGTGGAGGTCATCTCCGGCGAGAGCAGCGTGCGCGCCAGCCTGTCCGCCGGGATGGTCCGGGAGACCATGAACCGGGTGGTCATGCGCAAGCCGCCCCTGGTGAACTTCGTCCCGCGCTTCGCGGCCCAGGACACCCCGCTCGGCAACTACACGATCCGGGCCGGCGACCCGGTGTGGGTCTCCTCGGCCGCCGCGCACGCCGACCCGCTCTTCGCCGACCACGTCGCCTCCGGCACCACCATCAGCACCCGGGCGCACCTGTCCTGGGGAGCCGGACCGCGCCAGTGCCCGGCGCGGGAACTCGCCTCGACGGTCGCGGCGGCCGGTGTGGGGCGCCTGTTCGAGCGGTTCGACCACCTCGACCTCGCCCTGCCCGCCGACCAACTGCCCTGGCGTTCCTCCCCGTTCATGCGCGGCCTGCGCTCGCTGCCCGTGCGGTACGAACTCTCCGCGGCGCCCGCGCGGCCGCCGGCCGATGGTCCCGCGCCGGTGGCCGAGGAGGTCCTGCCGGACCCGTCCGCCCGGCAGCGCTCCTCGCTGTGGCGCTATCTGACGGGCCTGATCCGCGGCGGCCGGTGA